The genomic stretch CGAAGACCTCCACGCACATCCACGAGGCGGCGCGCGGCCAGTCGGGCCCGCCGCGGATCGCGCTGCCCGACCCGCAGGACGACGGCACGGGGAAGCTGGTCAGCAGCGGCTGCCTGCAGGGCCCCTTCACCACCGGCCTCGCCCCCGAGGGCACCGACACCGGTGAGGGCTTCTCGCTGGCCGAGATCGAGGCCGACCCGGCGGCGTTCTTCACCGACAACCACACCGCGGCCTTCCCCTCGGGCGCGGTGCGCGGGCAGCTGACCCAGGTGCCGGTGGAGGGCATCGACACCGGCGCCGGTGGCACGGCCGGCGACGGGCCGTCCGGGGCGCCGCTGGCCGCGCTCGGCGGCTCGCTCGCCCTCGCCGGAGCCGCGGCTCTCGGACTGCGCCGCCGCGCACTCCGGAGCTGAGCCGTGCGCCCCGGACGCGGGACCCTGCTGGTCGGCGGCGTGCTGCTCGCCCTCAGCGGGTGCGGCGCGCCGGCCGGACCTCCCGCGGCCGGGGCGCCCAGCGGGCAGTCGACGCCGGCCGGCTCCCCGTCGACGGCCCCGGAGGCGCCGGTGGCGGCTGCCGCCCCGGTGCTCGACCCGGCCACCGTGCCGGAGCCGGAGTCCGTCCGGATCCCCGCGATCGGGGTCCGGCGGGACCTGGTGGACCTCGGCCTGGCCGGGGACGGCACGGCCGAGGTGCCCCGGGACTTCGACGACGCAGGGTGGTTCACCGGCGGCGGCCGGCCGGGGTCACGGGGCCCGACCGTCCTGCTGGGCCACGTCGACTCCACCGCCGGGCCGGCGGTCTTCGCCGACCTGCGGGACCTGGTGCCCGGGGACGTGGTCGAGGTGACCGTCGCCGGCGGTGCCGTCGCGCGGTACGCGGTGACGGGCAGCGAGCAGGTGCCCAAGGACGAGTTCCCGACCGCGGCGGTCTTCGCCGCCACGACCGAGGACGTGCTCCGGCTGATCACCTGCACCGGTGACTTCGACCGCGGCGCCCGCAGCTACGAGGACAACCTCGTCGTCACCGCCGAGCGCATCGGCTGACCCGGGTGCCGGCCACGTCCCGCCGTTCAGCGGAGCGTGGCCGACACCCGGGCGGCCAGCTCGTCGAGGTGCTCGGCGGCAAGCAGGTCCCAGTGGTCGCCGGGCACCTCGGTGATCACCAGGTGCGGGGCCACCCGGAGCCAGGCGGCCAGCGTGTTGCCGACCACGGGCAGCCGTTCGCGGGCCTGGTAGTAGGTGACCATGCCGTCGTAGCGGGACAGCTCGTGGTCCTCCACGGCAGCGAACAGGCCCCGCACCATCGCCTGCACCGGGTCGGCGAACCGTTGCCGGAGGCCGCCGGGCAGGTGCCGGGCCAGCGCCTTGCGCACCTTCGTGCCGGAGCGGGCGGTCTGCACCCGACCGGCCCAGGAGTGGGCCCGGCGCTCGGCCGGCGTCAGGTTCACCGCCGGCGGCAGCACGTCGAGCAGCCCGACGGAGGAGACCTCCGCACCGGCTGCCCGGAACCGGACCGCTGCCTCGTAGGCCACCAACCCGCCGAACGAGTAGCCGAGCAGGCTGTACGGGCCCTGCGGTTGCACCTCGCCGATCGCGGCCAGGGCGTCGTCGACCACCGCGGCCACGGGCCGGCGCACCCCCGCGTCGTCGGTCACCGCCAGGCGCAGCCCGTACACCGGCCGCGTCGTCTCCAGCCGGCCGACGAGCCCCGCGTAGGAGTTCAGCTGCCCCCAGGCGTCGGCGACCACGAACACCGGCCGGCCGGTGCCCGGGCGCATCAGCTCCACGACGTCCGGGACGGCGACGCGGGCCGCGGTGGCGAGCCGGACCAGCCCGCCGAGCGTGGGCTGGCGGGCGAACTCCGCGATGCCCACCTCGGCACCGAGCTCGGTGCGCAGCCGGCGCAGCAGGTCCACGGCCTGCCGGGAGGTGCCGCCCAGGTCGGTGAAGTCGTCGTGCGGCTCGGCGGTGCGCAGGCCCAGCACCGCACACCACTCCCGGGCGACCCCGGCGCGCAGCTCGTCGTCCCCCGCCGCGGTTGCCGCCGGGCGGCCGCCGGCCGGTCCGCCGCCGGGACCGCGGCGCGGATGGCCGCCACGCACGCGGGGTCGCGCAGGGCGTCGAGGTTCGGCACCGGGTCGCCGTTGACCGCGTCGCGCGCCGCCCGGTACGACTGCTTGCCGTTGTGGGTCACCGGCAGGCTCGGCACCGCGATCACGAGCGAGGGCACGTGCGCCGCGGACGCCTCCCGGCGCAGCGTCCGCCGGACCGCCCGGTCCAGCGCGGCATCCAGTTCGGCGCCGGGGGCCAGGACGACGAGCAGCACCATCCTGGTCCGCCCCGGGTGGCCGGGGTCGCGCTGCTCGACCGGCATGGCGTCGGCCACCTCGGGCACAGCGCGCAGCACGGACACCACCTCGGCCGGGCCGATCCGCACGCCGTCGACGTTCAGCACCCCGTCGGCGCGGCCGTGCACGCGGGCCGACCCGTCGGCCGCGACGTCGACCAGGTCACCGTGGGTCCAGACGCCGGGGTGGTCGGCGAAGTAGGCGGCGTGGAACCGGCTGCCGCAAGGGTCGGCGAGGAAGCCGACCGGACGGGACGGGAACGGGTTCCGGCACACCAGCTCACCGGTCCGGCCGACGACGACGTCCCCCCGCTCGTCGACGGCGGCCACGTCCAGCCCGAGGCTCAGCGACTGGGAACGCCCCCGCCGCACCGGCGCCTCGGGGTGGCCGAGCACGAAGCAGCCGATCACGTCGGTCCCGCCCGAGATGGACTGCAGCGGCTGCGGGCCCACCGCCTCGGCCACCCAGTCGAACTGCCACTCGTGCAGCACCGAGCCGGTCGACAGGACGGCGCGCAACGCGGAGAGGTCCACCCGGTCGCGCGGGCACCACCCGGCGTCCTCGCACAGCTGCAGGTAGGCCGGACTGGTGCCGAAGACCGTCACCCCGTGCTCGGCCACCAGCTGCCAGAGGGCTTCCGGGCCCTGCACCGGGCCGTCGTACAGCACCACCGATGCGCCGACGGCGAGCGCGGACAGCTGCCAGTTCCACATCATCCAGGCGGTCGTGGTGTGGAAGTACATCCGGTCCAGCGAGCTCAGGTCGCCGTGCAGCCGGTGCTCCTTCACGTGCTCCAGGAGCGTGCCGCCGGCGCCGTGGACGATCGCCTTCGGCGGCCCGGTGGTGCCCGAGGAGAACATCACGAACAGCGGGTGGTCGAACGGCAGCCGCGGCCAGTCGCGGTGTCGCCCATCCGCGGCCCGCGCGACCAGGTCGGCGAGGCGGTCGACGGGCACGCCCGGGTGCCCGGGCAGCGGGCCGTCGTCGAGGACCACCACTCGGCGCACCGTCGGCAGCCCGTCGAGCAGTACCGCCAGCTCCGCCGCGCCGACCGCCGGCCCGGCTGAGCGGTCCAGCACCAGGGTGGTCGGCTCGACCTGCGTGAAGCGCCCCAGCAGGGTGGCGGTGCCCATGTCCGGGG from Modestobacter roseus encodes the following:
- a CDS encoding thioesterase domain-containing protein codes for the protein MRGGHPRRGPGGGPAGGRPAATAAGDDELRAGVAREWCAVLGLRTAEPHDDFTDLGGTSRQAVDLLRRLRTELGAEVGIAEFARQPTLGGLVRLATAARVAVPDVVELMRPGTGRPVFVVADAWGQLNSYAGLVGRLETTRPVYGLRLAVTDDAGVRRPVAAVVDDALAAIGEVQPQGPYSLLGYSFGGLVAYEAAVRFRAAGAEVSSVGLLDVLPPAVNLTPAERRAHSWAGRVQTARSGTKVRKALARHLPGGLRQRFADPVQAMVRGLFAAVEDHELSRYDGMVTYYQARERLPVVGNTLAAWLRVAPHLVITEVPGDHWDLLAAEHLDELAARVSATLR
- a CDS encoding CHRD domain-containing protein, with the protein product MTRMRPTRTRTTRTAVVAGAVGALVLTGAGTASAETEVAEPSTFTSAFTAMATPDMVVDTDGVPTPGEPGASGSFMYRINSDLEIICYDITLDGVTPPYQSPAKTSTHIHEAARGQSGPPRIALPDPQDDGTGKLVSSGCLQGPFTTGLAPEGTDTGEGFSLAEIEADPAAFFTDNHTAAFPSGAVRGQLTQVPVEGIDTGAGGTAGDGPSGAPLAALGGSLALAGAAALGLRRRALRS
- a CDS encoding class F sortase, whose product is MRPGRGTLLVGGVLLALSGCGAPAGPPAAGAPSGQSTPAGSPSTAPEAPVAAAAPVLDPATVPEPESVRIPAIGVRRDLVDLGLAGDGTAEVPRDFDDAGWFTGGGRPGSRGPTVLLGHVDSTAGPAVFADLRDLVPGDVVEVTVAGGAVARYAVTGSEQVPKDEFPTAAVFAATTEDVLRLITCTGDFDRGARSYEDNLVVTAERIG